In Oryza sativa Japonica Group chromosome 3, ASM3414082v1, one DNA window encodes the following:
- the LOC4334829 gene encoding probable inactive poly [ADP-ribose] polymerase SRO1, with product MEPKNAIALDEHVLDSTIRKRKRVGATQCAEANDAPNLSQNGPKQNLALFPDSTGHKKSKMMCSADDILERYNNFKISGMPVRVMSHQHGGWRDFPEDVVNSVQQSFQLKRPITSAVFQNRHILLDFMQMVCLDSVMAISKPIAWIDDHGKCFSPDSCAGVIPSEPLQHGKNEFLKSFHDLSSSYEAHEHDGMSAAESSSSASFDAVLSDVQEVNNVVEDKQKVLNESGEVSGENKKGHLSHMNETADGAMQAPRNNQSVQRADSAVRNLLFQGSGHLFTEKDIIGIYRTPMLDQLGRSRYSLFQKEVQVTKNQRGNANERYAWLACTKGTMEEMMMNGALEIAKPLQGPMYGVGAHLAPANSSNICVGLSDIDENGIIRMMLCRVIMGNVEVVFPGSNQCQPTSESFDSGVDDLQRPKHYIIWDANVHKHIYAEYAVIIKVPYMNNGDTASNISEIRNSGALDNPTKDDSLQTIASSGDEQQACMLGRAPSPRSPSSPWMPFSMLFAAISAKVPRSDMDLVHKYYEEFKRRKISRPDLVKQLRQIVGDKLLVSTVVRLQQKLPPMAATEQAPRAPGRGGGASP from the exons atggaaccaAAGAATGCAATTGCACTGGATGAACATGTGCTGGATTCTACTATCCGCAAGAGGAAGCGTGTGGGTGCTACTCAATGTGCTGAGGCCAATGACGCCCCCAACCTCTCTCAGAATGGTCCAAAACAGAATCTCGCTTTATTTCCTGATTCGACTGGACATAAGAAGTCCAAGATGATGTGCTCTGCCGATGACATTCTGGAGAGGTACAATAACTTCAAGATAAGCGGGATGCCTGTTCGTGTGATGTCTCACCAACATGGTGGATGGAGAGACTTCCCAGAGGATGTTGTCAATTCGGTACAGCAGAGCTTCCAGTTGAAGAGGCCAATTACTAGTGCAGTATTCCAGAACAGGCACATCCTGTTGGACTTCATGCAGATGGTTTGTTTAGATTCTGTGATGGCCATAAGCAAGCCAATTGCTTGGATCGATGATCATGGTAAATGCTTCTCTCCGGATTCATGTGCTGGAGTAATACCATCTGAACCTCTGCAGCATGGAAAAAATGAGTTCTTGAAAAGTTTTCATGATCTAAGCAGTAGTTATGAAGCTCATGAACATGATGGGATGTCTGCAGCTGAAAGCTCAAGTTCAGCGTCTTTTGATGCAGTGCTTTCTGATGTTCAGGAGGTCAATAATGTAGTGGAGGACAAACAGAAGGTACTCAATGAAAGTGGTGAAGTTTCTGGGGAAAATAAAAAGGGCCATTTAAGCCATATGAATGAAACTGCTGATGGGGCCATGCAAGCTCCTCGTAATAATCAAAGTGTCCAGCGTGCTGATTCAGCTGTTCGGAATTTGTTGTTTCAAGGATCAGGCCATCTATTTACTGAAAAAGACATCATCGGTATTTATAGAACCCCAATGCTAGATCAACTTGGGAGGTCCCGTTATAGTCTTTTCCAGAAGGAGGTACAAGTCACAAAAAATCAACGGGGAAATGCAAATGAGCGTTATGCATGGCTTGCTTGCACTAAGGGTACTATGGAGGAGATGATGATGAATGGTGCTTTGGAAATAGCAAAACCTCTGCAGGGTCCAATGTATGGTGTTGGGGCTCATCTTGCTCCAGCAAACTCCTCCAATATCTG TGTTGGTTTATCTGATATTGACGAAAATGGAATCATAAGGATGATGTTGTGCCGTGTTATAATGGGGAATGTTGAGGTGGTTTTCCCTGGATCAAATCAATGCCAGCCAACCAGTGAAAGTTTTGACAGTGGTGTGGATGATCTCCAAAGGCCAAAGCATTACATCATATGGGATGCTAATGTGCATAAGCACATTTATGCTGAATATGCTGTTATTATCAAAGTACCTTACATGAACAATG GAGATACTGCATCCAATATCTCTGAGATAAGAAATTCTGGTGCACTAGACAATCCAACCAAG GATGACAGTCTACAGACCATTGCGTCTTCAGGTGATGAACAACAAGCATGTATGCTTGGGCGTGCTCCAAGTCCAAGGTCTCCTAGTTCACCTTGGATGCCCTTTTCAATGCTTTTTGCTGCTATTTCCGCTAAAGTACCCCGTTCGGACATGGATCTGGTGCATAAATATTATGAAGAATTCAAG AGGAGAAAGATAAGCAGGCCTGACCTAGTGAAGCAGCTGAGACAGATTGTTGGTGACAAGCTTTTGGTTTCTACAGTAGTGAGACTTCAGCAGAAG TTGCCACCCATGGCAGCAACTGAACAAGCGCCAAGAGCACctggaaggggaggaggtgctAGTCCGTAA